The Microbacterium limosum genome contains a region encoding:
- a CDS encoding molybdopterin-dependent oxidoreductase, with amino-acid sequence MRTRTTGTASRLSGFVWAGVAGIVAAAAFLAAAEVVALLAGPTASPLLAVGSFVIDIAPQWLKEFAISTFGAYDKVALLAGLTLAVVIAAAIAGILEYLRPPLGILAFVVAGGLSLAATLTRAGTGAFAFLGPLAGTIAAAITIFLLARRLRAADRVATGGEDAAGPDRRGFFRLAGIAAASALVVGAGSRILSGVMTSITAAREALRIPDPRSRVTVPEGAKLDVEGISPLFTPNGDFYRVDTALTVPEVDPASWRLVVDGMVDRRVELSFDDLVGMGLDEYSITLTCVSNEVGGGLVGSARWLGVPVRDVLATAGVSADADMVLSRSIDGYTASTPLDALTDDGRDAIFAVAMNGEPLPLEHGFPVRMVVPGLYGYVSATKWVTELKVTTFAEDEAYWTPRGYAAEAPIKMSSRIDTPRSGTPVSAGTVAVAGVAWAQTVGIERVEVRIDEGGWQSARLSAPVNEDTWVQWVLEWDAEPGTHYITVRAIDAEGNMQIEERAPIAPNGSSGWQRTLITVNGGAAPVARPWTSVDG; translated from the coding sequence ATGCGCACGAGGACGACGGGAACAGCATCCCGGCTCAGCGGCTTCGTCTGGGCGGGCGTTGCCGGGATCGTCGCGGCGGCGGCCTTCCTCGCCGCCGCCGAGGTCGTCGCCCTGCTCGCCGGCCCCACCGCGAGCCCCCTGCTGGCCGTCGGATCGTTCGTCATCGACATCGCGCCGCAGTGGCTCAAGGAGTTCGCCATCTCGACCTTCGGCGCCTACGACAAGGTCGCCCTGCTCGCCGGGCTCACCCTCGCCGTCGTCATCGCCGCGGCGATCGCCGGAATCCTGGAGTATCTGCGCCCTCCGCTCGGCATCCTCGCCTTCGTCGTCGCGGGCGGCCTGTCGCTCGCTGCGACCCTCACGCGTGCCGGGACGGGCGCGTTCGCCTTCCTGGGACCCCTCGCAGGAACGATCGCCGCCGCGATCACGATCTTCCTCCTGGCCAGACGGCTGCGGGCCGCGGACCGCGTGGCCACCGGGGGCGAGGATGCCGCGGGGCCCGACCGGCGCGGCTTCTTCCGCCTGGCGGGGATCGCCGCGGCATCCGCCCTCGTCGTGGGGGCGGGGTCGAGGATCCTCTCCGGGGTCATGACGTCGATCACCGCCGCGCGCGAGGCCCTTCGCATCCCGGACCCGCGATCGAGGGTCACGGTGCCGGAGGGCGCGAAGCTCGACGTCGAGGGCATTTCGCCGCTGTTCACCCCCAACGGCGACTTCTACCGCGTCGACACCGCCCTCACCGTGCCGGAGGTCGATCCGGCATCCTGGCGCCTCGTCGTCGACGGGATGGTCGATCGCCGTGTCGAGCTCAGCTTCGACGACCTCGTGGGCATGGGGCTCGACGAGTACTCGATCACCCTCACGTGCGTCTCCAACGAGGTGGGCGGAGGGCTCGTCGGATCCGCCCGCTGGCTCGGCGTGCCCGTGCGTGATGTGCTCGCGACGGCCGGCGTGTCGGCGGACGCCGACATGGTGCTCTCCCGCAGCATCGACGGATACACGGCGAGCACGCCGCTGGATGCCCTGACCGACGATGGCCGCGACGCGATCTTCGCGGTCGCGATGAACGGCGAGCCGCTCCCCCTCGAGCACGGCTTCCCCGTGCGCATGGTCGTTCCCGGGCTCTACGGCTACGTCTCCGCCACGAAGTGGGTGACGGAGCTGAAGGTCACGACCTTCGCGGAGGACGAGGCCTACTGGACGCCGCGCGGCTACGCCGCCGAGGCGCCGATCAAGATGTCCTCGCGCATCGACACGCCGCGATCGGGAACCCCCGTGAGCGCGGGGACGGTGGCCGTGGCGGGCGTGGCGTGGGCCCAGACGGTCGGCATCGAGCGCGTCGAGGTGCGCATCGACGAGGGCGGGTGGCAGAGCGCGCGGCTGTCCGCTCCCGTCAACGAGGACACCTGGGTGCAGTGGGTGCTTGAGTGGGATGCCGAGCCCGGCACGCACTACATCACCGTGCGGGCGATCGATGCCGAAGGGAACATGCAGATCGAGGAGCGGGCGCCCATCGCGCCGAACGGGTCCTCGGGATGGCAGCGCACCCTCATCACCGTGAACGGAGGCGCGGCGCCGGTGGCGAGGCCCTGGACTAGCGTGGACGGGTGA
- a CDS encoding S9 family peptidase, translated as MDETTPAAPRPPIALRAPRSRAFHGDSVDDDYEWMRAKDDAAVIAHLEAENAYTEARTAHLEGLREAVFAEIKGRTLETDLSVPSRRGQWWYYGRTVEGSQYGIQCRAPISHPDDWEPPRLEPGVDVPGEQILLDGNIEADGHDFFSLGSFDVSDDGTRMLFAVDVAGDERYTIHVRDLATGATLGEEIPGTAAGASFSPDGASIVYTTVDDAWRPDTLWLHTVGTAPADDVRLFHEPDDRYWLGAGFTRSDRYLVIGLGSSITSEAWLVPADDLRAEPTVVWPRREGVEYSVDHAVIDGEDALYILHNDDALDFELVRVAAGDPAGRRETVLPHTPGVRLLDVDCFRDFSTVEYRRGGLARIGLLDHGSSEVRELSFEEPLYAAAFGGNREWAPPLLRLAYDSFVTPNTVCDYRLSDEALLVRKRQPVLGGYESSDYAQARVWAPAQDGTSIPVSLVWKRSFGEAGAAPRPVHLYGYGSYEHSIEPRFSVARLSELDRGVVFAVAHVRGGGEMGRQWYEDGKLARKKNSFTDFVDAARHLIEQGYTTPESLVAEGGSAGGLLMGAVANLAPELFAGILAQVPFVDALTTILDPTLPLTVIEWDEWGDPLHDPDVYAYMKSYSPYENVREGVSYPRILAVTSLNDTRVLYVEPAKWVARLREVGADALLKCEMVAGHGGVSGRYNAWRERAFELAWMLDVLGVAEV; from the coding sequence ATCGACGAGACCACGCCGGCAGCACCCCGCCCCCCGATCGCCCTGCGTGCGCCGCGGAGCCGGGCGTTCCACGGCGACTCCGTGGACGACGACTACGAGTGGATGCGTGCGAAGGACGACGCCGCGGTGATCGCCCACCTCGAGGCGGAGAACGCCTACACCGAGGCGCGCACGGCCCACCTCGAGGGCCTTCGCGAGGCGGTGTTCGCGGAGATCAAGGGACGCACCCTCGAGACGGACCTCTCGGTTCCGTCGCGCCGTGGGCAGTGGTGGTACTACGGCCGCACGGTGGAGGGGAGCCAGTACGGCATCCAGTGCCGCGCACCCATCTCGCACCCCGACGACTGGGAACCGCCGAGGCTAGAGCCGGGCGTGGATGTTCCCGGGGAACAGATCCTGCTCGACGGGAACATCGAGGCCGACGGCCACGACTTCTTCTCCCTCGGCTCCTTCGACGTGTCCGACGACGGCACCCGGATGCTGTTCGCCGTGGACGTGGCCGGAGACGAGCGCTACACGATCCATGTGAGAGACCTCGCAACGGGCGCCACGCTCGGCGAGGAGATCCCCGGGACGGCCGCCGGGGCATCCTTCTCCCCCGACGGCGCCTCCATCGTCTACACCACCGTCGACGACGCGTGGCGACCGGACACGCTCTGGCTGCACACCGTGGGAACGGCCCCGGCGGATGACGTGAGGCTCTTCCACGAGCCCGACGACCGGTACTGGCTCGGTGCCGGCTTCACGCGCAGCGACCGGTACCTCGTGATCGGGCTGGGTTCCTCCATCACGTCCGAGGCGTGGCTCGTCCCCGCCGACGACCTCCGAGCGGAGCCCACCGTCGTGTGGCCGCGCCGCGAGGGCGTCGAGTACTCGGTCGACCACGCCGTGATCGACGGCGAGGACGCGCTCTACATCCTGCACAACGACGACGCCCTGGACTTCGAGCTGGTGCGCGTCGCGGCGGGCGACCCCGCCGGTCGCCGCGAGACGGTTCTGCCTCACACCCCGGGCGTGCGCCTGCTCGATGTCGACTGCTTCCGGGACTTCTCCACCGTGGAGTACCGCCGCGGGGGTCTCGCCCGCATCGGTCTGCTCGATCACGGCAGCTCCGAGGTCCGCGAGCTGAGCTTCGAAGAGCCCCTGTATGCCGCCGCGTTCGGCGGCAACCGCGAGTGGGCGCCCCCGCTGCTGCGGCTGGCGTACGACTCCTTCGTGACCCCCAACACCGTGTGCGACTACCGGCTCTCCGACGAAGCGCTGCTCGTGCGGAAGCGCCAGCCCGTCCTCGGCGGTTACGAGAGCTCCGACTATGCGCAGGCCCGGGTGTGGGCCCCGGCCCAGGACGGCACATCGATCCCCGTCTCACTGGTGTGGAAGCGCTCGTTCGGCGAGGCGGGCGCCGCCCCTCGCCCCGTCCACCTGTACGGCTACGGCTCGTACGAGCACTCGATCGAGCCCCGCTTCTCGGTCGCGCGCCTCTCCGAGCTCGACCGCGGGGTGGTCTTCGCCGTCGCCCACGTGCGCGGCGGCGGGGAGATGGGGCGCCAGTGGTACGAGGACGGCAAGCTCGCCCGCAAGAAGAACAGCTTCACCGACTTCGTCGACGCCGCGCGGCACCTCATCGAGCAGGGGTACACCACGCCCGAAAGTCTCGTCGCCGAGGGCGGCAGCGCCGGCGGCCTTCTCATGGGCGCGGTCGCGAACCTCGCGCCCGAGCTCTTCGCGGGCATCCTCGCGCAGGTGCCCTTCGTCGATGCCCTGACGACGATCCTCGACCCCACCCTCCCCCTGACGGTCATCGAGTGGGACGAGTGGGGCGACCCGCTCCACGACCCCGACGTCTACGCGTACATGAAGTCCTATTCGCCGTACGAGAACGTCCGAGAGGGCGTCTCCTACCCGCGCATCCTCGCCGTCACGTCGCTCAACGACACCCGCGTGCTCTACGTGGAGCCCGCGAAGTGGGTCGCCCGCCTGCGCGAGGTCGGCGCCGACGCGCTGCTCAAGTGCGAGATGGTCGCCGGGCACGGCGGCGTCTCCGGGCGCTACAACGCGTGGCGGGAGCGAGCCTTCGAGCTCGCGTGGATGCTCGACGTGCTGGGCGTCGCCGAGGTCTGA
- a CDS encoding endonuclease domain-containing protein has product MLDPSEFTAWLRAQGGVAHTRTARVAGFSKYDIDVAVRHGAASRVRRSWLVGPSASRWRHAAASVGGRITCLSAAAERGLWTPEHQTIHVAVSATASRLESAGMRLHYATGPAPVARTSATEPILNVLFHIARCVPTLDALAVWESALNRKVVDSATLSRVVWRSTAASALSAAATALSDSGIETVFRELMASIGVAVRQQVWVDGHPLDALIGDRLGIQLDGFAHHSSARDRRRDLRADARLVLRGYTILRFDYQQVLFDPAYVIETISMAIAQGLHLAGRPSK; this is encoded by the coding sequence ATGCTCGATCCTTCGGAATTCACCGCCTGGCTCCGGGCTCAGGGCGGCGTCGCTCACACGCGCACGGCCCGGGTCGCCGGATTCTCGAAATACGACATCGACGTCGCCGTCCGACACGGCGCCGCGAGCCGCGTGCGGCGCTCGTGGCTCGTCGGTCCGAGCGCGTCCCGGTGGCGGCATGCCGCGGCATCCGTCGGCGGACGTATCACGTGCCTGAGCGCGGCAGCCGAACGCGGCCTGTGGACGCCGGAGCACCAGACGATCCACGTCGCCGTCTCCGCCACGGCCTCGCGCCTGGAAAGTGCGGGCATGCGTCTCCACTACGCGACGGGTCCGGCCCCCGTCGCGCGCACCAGCGCGACCGAGCCGATCCTCAACGTGCTCTTCCACATCGCGCGCTGCGTGCCCACGCTGGATGCTCTGGCGGTGTGGGAGTCCGCGCTGAATCGAAAGGTCGTGGACTCGGCGACGCTTTCCCGGGTCGTGTGGCGGAGCACCGCCGCCTCCGCACTGTCGGCCGCGGCCACCGCGCTGTCCGACTCCGGCATCGAGACGGTCTTCCGGGAGCTCATGGCGAGCATCGGCGTGGCGGTGCGCCAGCAGGTGTGGGTCGACGGACATCCCCTGGACGCTCTGATCGGCGACCGACTGGGGATTCAGCTGGACGGATTCGCGCATCACAGTTCTGCCCGCGACCGCCGCCGCGACCTCCGTGCCGATGCACGGCTCGTACTGCGCGGATACACGATCCTGCGCTTCGACTATCAGCAGGTGCTCTTCGATCCGGCGTATGTGATCGAGACGATCTCGATGGCCATCGCCCAGGGTCTCCATCTCGCGGGGCGACCGTCGAAGTGA
- a CDS encoding 6-phosphofructokinase, which yields MKIGILTSGGDCPGLNAVIRGVVLKGTTTYDLEFVGIRDGWRGVVDADFFPLTRHEVKGLSKVGGTILGTSRTNPYDGPRGGAENIAKTLYGHRIDGIIAIGGEGTLAAADRLSKDGINVLGVPKTIDNDLRATDYSFGFDTAVNIATDAMDRLRTTGDSHQRCMVAEVMGRHVGWIALHAGIAAGAHVICIPEVPLSIDDICAQVTSAHDRGRAPLVVVSEGFTLTGMDEAYSDKGLDAFNRPRLGGISEVLAPEIERITGVETRATVLGHIQRGGSPSGFDRVLATRLGLHAADAVVDGAWGQMVAMRGTEIVRVPFVDALGELNTVPRHRYDEAAALFG from the coding sequence ATGAAGATCGGCATCCTCACCAGCGGCGGCGACTGCCCCGGTTTGAACGCGGTCATTCGGGGAGTGGTGCTGAAGGGGACGACGACGTACGATCTCGAGTTCGTCGGCATCCGCGACGGCTGGCGCGGCGTCGTCGACGCCGACTTCTTCCCCCTCACCCGCCACGAGGTGAAGGGCCTGTCGAAGGTGGGCGGCACGATCCTCGGCACGAGCCGCACGAACCCGTACGACGGACCGCGCGGCGGGGCCGAGAACATCGCGAAGACGCTGTACGGCCACCGCATCGACGGCATCATCGCGATCGGTGGCGAAGGCACGCTCGCCGCCGCCGACCGGCTCTCCAAGGACGGCATCAACGTCCTCGGTGTGCCCAAGACGATCGACAACGACCTGCGGGCCACCGACTACTCGTTCGGATTCGACACCGCAGTCAACATCGCCACCGATGCCATGGACCGCCTGCGCACGACGGGCGACTCGCACCAGCGCTGCATGGTGGCCGAGGTCATGGGACGCCACGTGGGCTGGATCGCCCTCCACGCCGGGATCGCGGCGGGGGCGCACGTCATCTGCATCCCCGAGGTCCCCCTCTCGATCGACGACATCTGCGCGCAGGTCACGAGCGCGCACGACCGCGGCCGCGCGCCGCTCGTCGTCGTCTCCGAGGGCTTCACGCTCACGGGGATGGACGAGGCGTACTCCGACAAGGGGCTCGACGCCTTCAACCGGCCGCGGCTCGGCGGCATCAGCGAGGTGCTTGCGCCCGAGATCGAGCGGATCACGGGCGTCGAGACCCGTGCGACCGTCCTCGGCCACATCCAGCGCGGCGGTTCGCCCTCCGGCTTCGACCGCGTGCTCGCGACCCGCCTGGGGCTGCACGCGGCGGATGCGGTGGTCGACGGCGCCTGGGGCCAGATGGTGGCGATGCGAGGCACCGAGATCGTGCGCGTGCCGTTCGTCGACGCGCTGGGCGAGCTCAACACCGTGCCGCGCCACCGCTACGACGAGGCCGCCGCGCTCTTCGGCTGA
- a CDS encoding DEAD/DEAH box helicase, with protein sequence MPSTAQAQLQRRRKQSSARRDDDAPLIPILARKVREVEAKAQRGKLGPTNRVKFQVIAFLVREERARVKADTSLSDAVRGELLKRLDGVATILAKTAARDTSLIQLLEVDQATSPVARRMRRDWLLESGAELAADELIITDVAPVAQPVVPTALAERQVTPPAIESRQMANPFLAPDLSRPIRRENPRRRLDGWELMGPLYKAFETGAGGGAASMDLPPVPEFDRLSPRGREVMAHQSRFLEAVREGHRTFLLADEPGLGKTAQSLLAASVADAYPLLAVVPNVVKMNWAREVERWTPHRRATVIQGDGADIDAFADVFIVNYEILDRHLSWLSSIGLKGMVVDEAHFIKNLSSQRSQNVLALAGRIREATPGGHPLLLALTGTPLINDVEDFDAIWRFLGWTNGEKPGPELMEKLDATGLTPADKAFYPAARDAVISMGIVRRKKKDVAADLPDKLIADLPVELDDEYGRSIRQAERELGERLAARYRRIVEARGASGRGASVGGEIDEDIVRLVAQNELDESKAAGSGSENVFTMVRRIGQAKAQLAADYAVQLQRSVGKVVFFAKHIDVMDAAEAHFAASGLRTVSIRGDQSTPVRQQAIDDFNTDEGVGIAVCSLTAAGVGLNLQAASNVVLAELSWTAAEQTQAIDRVHRIGQDEPVTAWRIIAAHTIDTKIAELIDSKQGLALRALDGVAVEPGSSESVQLSALMHLTRRSLGGE encoded by the coding sequence ATGCCGAGCACGGCACAGGCGCAGCTACAGCGGCGCCGCAAGCAGTCGTCCGCACGTCGCGATGACGACGCCCCCCTCATCCCGATCCTCGCCCGCAAGGTTCGCGAGGTCGAGGCGAAGGCCCAGCGCGGCAAGCTGGGGCCCACCAACCGGGTCAAGTTCCAGGTCATCGCGTTCCTCGTGCGCGAGGAACGCGCCCGTGTGAAGGCCGACACGTCGCTGTCGGATGCCGTCCGCGGCGAACTGCTCAAGCGCCTCGACGGGGTCGCGACGATCCTTGCCAAGACGGCGGCGCGCGACACCTCGCTCATCCAGCTCCTCGAAGTCGACCAGGCCACGTCTCCGGTCGCGCGCCGGATGCGCCGCGACTGGCTGCTGGAGTCGGGAGCAGAGCTGGCCGCAGACGAGCTCATCATCACCGACGTCGCCCCGGTGGCGCAGCCGGTCGTTCCGACCGCCCTCGCGGAGCGGCAGGTGACCCCGCCGGCGATCGAGTCGCGCCAGATGGCCAATCCCTTCCTCGCGCCCGACCTCTCCCGTCCGATCCGGCGGGAGAACCCGCGGCGGCGACTGGACGGCTGGGAGCTCATGGGCCCGCTCTACAAGGCTTTCGAGACCGGCGCCGGCGGCGGCGCGGCATCCATGGATCTGCCTCCCGTGCCGGAGTTCGACAGGCTCTCGCCCCGAGGACGCGAGGTCATGGCCCACCAGTCGCGCTTCCTGGAAGCCGTCCGGGAGGGGCACCGCACCTTCCTCCTCGCCGACGAGCCCGGACTGGGCAAGACGGCGCAGTCGCTGCTCGCGGCATCCGTCGCCGATGCGTATCCGCTGCTGGCGGTCGTGCCCAACGTCGTGAAGATGAACTGGGCGCGCGAGGTCGAGCGCTGGACTCCGCACCGCCGCGCGACGGTGATCCAGGGCGATGGCGCGGACATCGACGCGTTCGCCGACGTGTTCATCGTGAACTACGAGATCCTCGACCGGCACCTGTCCTGGTTGAGCTCGATCGGCCTCAAGGGCATGGTCGTCGACGAGGCGCACTTCATCAAGAACCTGTCCTCGCAGCGCTCGCAGAACGTGCTGGCGCTCGCTGGACGCATCCGGGAGGCTACGCCCGGGGGACACCCGCTGCTGCTCGCCCTCACCGGGACGCCGCTCATCAACGATGTCGAGGACTTCGACGCGATCTGGCGTTTCCTCGGCTGGACGAACGGGGAGAAGCCGGGTCCCGAGCTTATGGAGAAGCTCGACGCCACCGGTCTGACCCCCGCCGACAAGGCCTTCTATCCCGCGGCGCGCGATGCCGTCATCTCCATGGGCATCGTGCGGCGCAAGAAGAAGGATGTCGCAGCCGACCTGCCCGACAAGCTGATCGCCGACCTCCCCGTCGAGCTCGACGACGAGTACGGACGATCGATCCGCCAGGCCGAGCGGGAACTCGGGGAGCGGCTCGCGGCCCGATACCGGCGCATCGTGGAGGCACGCGGCGCGAGCGGCCGGGGCGCGAGCGTGGGCGGCGAGATCGACGAGGACATCGTCCGCCTCGTCGCGCAGAACGAGCTCGACGAGTCCAAGGCCGCCGGCTCCGGGTCCGAGAACGTCTTCACGATGGTGCGACGCATCGGTCAGGCGAAGGCGCAGCTCGCCGCCGACTACGCCGTGCAGCTGCAGCGGTCGGTGGGGAAGGTCGTCTTCTTCGCCAAGCACATCGACGTCATGGATGCCGCAGAGGCCCACTTCGCGGCATCCGGTCTTCGCACGGTGTCGATCCGCGGCGACCAGAGCACACCCGTGCGGCAGCAGGCGATCGACGACTTCAACACCGACGAGGGCGTGGGGATCGCCGTCTGTTCGCTCACGGCCGCGGGCGTGGGACTGAACCTGCAGGCGGCGTCGAACGTCGTCCTCGCCGAGCTGTCGTGGACGGCCGCGGAGCAGACCCAGGCCATCGACCGGGTGCACCGCATCGGTCAGGACGAGCCCGTGACGGCGTGGCGCATCATCGCGGCGCACACGATCGACACCAAGATCGCCGAGCTGATCGACTCCAAGCAGGGCCTCGCGCTCCGCGCGCTCGACGGCGTCGCGGTCGAGCCGGGCTCGAGCGAATCGGTGCAGCTGAGCGCGCTCATGCACCTCACGCGGCGCTCACTCGGCGGCGAGTGA
- a CDS encoding glycerophosphodiester phosphodiesterase, translating into MPEPAVSARTERLPALIVMCVLVVAGVLVATLGASRAPVTASELLGEARDPGDAAFIAAHRGDSEGAPENTMPAVRAAIASGYEYVEVDIALTADGHAVLMHDATVDRTTDGRGAVAESTLAQIRGLDAGSWFGPDFAGTPVPTAEEFLAELASSSLRALVELKGEWDADSVASLVATIARHGLERRVAVASFDARTLALVASQNTVISRLAILRQLPDDVVGAARALGVRGVIAAGREVLERPEVIDELHAAGMRVVVYTFNDDGKWREALRAGVDGIVTDVPARLADWLSEEVSQPR; encoded by the coding sequence ATGCCCGAACCTGCCGTATCCGCCCGCACCGAGCGGCTGCCCGCACTCATCGTGATGTGCGTCCTCGTCGTCGCGGGGGTCCTCGTCGCGACGCTCGGCGCCTCCCGCGCCCCCGTGACCGCCAGCGAGCTGCTCGGCGAGGCGCGCGACCCGGGCGACGCCGCCTTCATCGCGGCGCACCGGGGTGATTCCGAGGGGGCGCCCGAGAACACGATGCCCGCCGTGCGCGCGGCGATCGCCTCGGGGTACGAGTACGTCGAGGTGGACATCGCCCTCACCGCCGACGGTCACGCCGTGCTCATGCACGACGCGACCGTCGATCGGACGACGGACGGCCGGGGCGCCGTGGCCGAGTCGACCCTCGCCCAGATCAGGGGGCTGGATGCCGGGTCGTGGTTCGGGCCCGACTTCGCCGGAACGCCCGTGCCGACGGCGGAGGAGTTCCTGGCCGAGCTGGCGTCCTCCTCCCTGCGCGCTCTCGTGGAGCTGAAGGGGGAGTGGGATGCCGACTCCGTCGCCTCGCTCGTCGCGACGATCGCCCGGCACGGCCTCGAACGCCGGGTCGCGGTCGCGAGCTTCGACGCCCGCACCCTCGCGCTCGTCGCCTCCCAGAACACGGTGATCTCGCGGCTCGCCATCCTCCGCCAGCTGCCCGACGACGTGGTCGGCGCAGCGCGCGCCCTCGGGGTGCGGGGGGTGATCGCGGCGGGACGCGAGGTGCTGGAGCGGCCCGAGGTGATCGACGAACTGCACGCGGCGGGGATGCGGGTGGTCGTCTACACGTTCAACGACGACGGGAAGTGGCGCGAGGCCCTGCGGGCGGGGGTCGACGGCATCGTCACCGATGTCCCGGCGCGCCTCGCGGACTGGCTCTCGGAAGAGGTATCCCAACCCCGGTGA
- the deoC gene encoding deoxyribose-phosphate aldolase, whose translation MPTDITQEQLAATIDHAILKPELTRAEVDAELDTAAEWSVFSVCVRPSDIAYAVARLEGSGVAVGTVIGFPHGTTSTAAKVAEVAQAAADGAVEFDMVINIAALRSGLDEEVVQDIAAVKEAAGQHVLKVILETSLLDEEQIARGSRLAEEAGADFVKTSTGFAGGGATAAHVALMRRTVGDTVQVKASGGVRGLDTALAMLDAGATRLGTSASATILGELAARLSGAEASARTDESSY comes from the coding sequence ATGCCCACGGACATCACGCAGGAGCAGCTCGCTGCCACGATCGACCACGCGATCCTCAAGCCCGAACTCACCCGCGCAGAGGTGGATGCCGAGCTCGACACGGCCGCCGAGTGGAGCGTGTTCAGCGTCTGCGTGCGCCCCTCCGATATCGCCTACGCCGTCGCCCGGCTCGAGGGCAGCGGCGTCGCCGTCGGCACCGTCATCGGCTTCCCGCACGGCACCACCTCGACGGCCGCGAAGGTCGCGGAAGTCGCGCAGGCCGCGGCCGACGGCGCCGTCGAGTTCGACATGGTGATCAACATCGCCGCGCTGCGATCGGGTCTCGACGAGGAGGTCGTGCAGGACATCGCCGCCGTGAAGGAGGCGGCGGGCCAGCACGTGCTGAAGGTGATCCTCGAGACCAGCCTCCTCGACGAGGAGCAGATCGCCCGCGGCAGCCGCCTCGCGGAGGAGGCGGGCGCCGACTTCGTGAAGACGTCGACCGGATTCGCGGGCGGCGGCGCGACGGCCGCGCACGTCGCGTTGATGCGACGCACGGTCGGGGACACCGTGCAGGTCAAGGCCTCCGGAGGCGTGCGCGGGCTCGACACCGCTCTCGCGATGCTCGACGCGGGCGCGACGCGCCTGGGCACGAGCGCGAGCGCGACCATCCTCGGCGAGCTCGCCGCCCGTCTCTCGGGCGCCGAGGCGAGCGCTCGCACCGACGAGAGCTCGTACTAG
- a CDS encoding bifunctional riboflavin kinase/FAD synthetase: protein MILFHDPSEVPADFGETVVAIGKFDGLHAGHRAIIERMLVDAAGTGARTVAVTFDRNPLAILAPEKCPPSLLGVTQKAALLAETGIDATLMLRFDETLAAQPAEEFVQSVLVEALRARTVLVGTDFRFGRGGKGDVALLRRMGAEAGFAVDEIADIRSVHGRRVSSTWIRELLAAGDVADAAKLLGRPSSVWGEVVHGAKRGRELGYPTANLTPELEGFVPADGVYAGWLVDGTSAHRAGSRVRYPAAISVGDNPTFDDVTRRQVEAYVLDREGLDLYGHEVEVQFVERIRGMVAFRGLDALKVQMADDVVRAREVLAAPCR, encoded by the coding sequence GTGATCCTCTTCCACGACCCCTCCGAGGTGCCTGCCGACTTCGGGGAGACGGTCGTCGCGATCGGGAAGTTCGACGGGCTCCACGCGGGTCATCGCGCCATCATCGAGCGCATGCTGGTGGATGCCGCGGGCACGGGCGCCCGCACCGTCGCGGTGACGTTCGACCGCAATCCGCTCGCGATCCTCGCTCCGGAGAAGTGTCCGCCCTCGCTCCTCGGCGTGACGCAGAAGGCCGCGCTGCTGGCGGAGACGGGTATCGATGCCACGCTCATGCTCCGATTCGACGAGACCCTCGCGGCGCAGCCCGCGGAGGAGTTCGTGCAGAGCGTGCTCGTCGAGGCGCTCCGGGCGCGTACGGTTCTCGTCGGAACCGACTTCCGCTTCGGTCGCGGGGGGAAGGGCGACGTCGCCCTTCTGCGCCGCATGGGCGCCGAGGCCGGCTTCGCCGTGGACGAGATCGCCGATATCCGAAGCGTCCACGGCCGACGCGTCTCCTCGACGTGGATCAGGGAGCTGCTCGCGGCGGGCGACGTCGCCGATGCGGCCAAGCTGCTGGGCCGCCCGAGCTCCGTCTGGGGCGAGGTCGTGCATGGCGCCAAGCGCGGTCGCGAGCTGGGCTATCCCACCGCCAACCTCACTCCGGAGCTCGAGGGCTTCGTGCCGGCGGACGGCGTCTACGCGGGGTGGCTCGTGGACGGAACCTCCGCCCACCGCGCGGGATCGCGCGTGCGCTATCCGGCGGCCATCTCGGTGGGGGACAACCCCACGTTCGACGACGTGACCCGCCGCCAGGTCGAGGCATACGTGCTCGACCGGGAAGGACTGGACCTCTACGGCCACGAGGTCGAGGTTCAGTTCGTCGAGCGGATCCGCGGGATGGTGGCCTTCCGCGGCCTCGACGCGCTCAAGGTCCAGATGGCGGACGACGTCGTCCGAGCCCGCGAGGTGCTGGCGGCGCCCTGCCGCTAG